In Arachis hypogaea cultivar Tifrunner chromosome 17, arahy.Tifrunner.gnm2.J5K5, whole genome shotgun sequence, a single window of DNA contains:
- the LOC112763479 gene encoding uncharacterized protein, whose protein sequence is MEAYENSRLYKERMKAVYDRNIKRREFRAGDLVLLYNSRLRLISGKLRSRWEGPYRVKKAEPYGVFHLSHPSSPTIFKVNGHRLKLYHGEKMKSNKEVEVFLLEDAPEGEEI, encoded by the coding sequence atggaagcttatgagaattcaaGGCTCTACAAGGAGAGAATGAAAGCGGTGTATGATAGGAACATCAAAAGGAGAGAGTTTAGAGCTGGGGACCTAGTCCTCCTCTATAACTCAAGATTGAGGTTGATTTCAGGCAAGTtaagatcaaggtgggaaggaccTTATAGGGTGAAAAAAGCTGAGCCATATGGGGTATTCCACTTGAGTCACCCTTCAAGCCCCACAATTTTCAAGGTTAATGGTCATCGTCTGAAACTTTATCATGGAGAGAAGATGAAAAGCAACAAAGAGGTTGAGGTGTTCCTTCTTGAGGATGCACCCGAGGGCGAAGAGATCTGA